A single genomic interval of Candidatus Rokuibacteriota bacterium harbors:
- a CDS encoding response regulator, translated as MPTIGAPSPAPDARARILLVDDDPMITQLITDMLSLDGYEVETAPNGVAALAKIEGRRYDLILTDLHMPELDGAGLYRELAKRQTHPPQKIIFLTGTAGTSEAHRLVQETGLPLLRKPFNVVELLELVRKVLSAA; from the coding sequence ATGCCCACGATCGGAGCCCCTTCGCCCGCGCCGGACGCCCGCGCTCGCATCTTGCTCGTCGACGACGATCCCATGATCACCCAGCTCATCACCGACATGCTCAGTCTCGACGGGTATGAAGTCGAGACCGCGCCCAACGGCGTCGCGGCGCTGGCGAAGATCGAGGGCCGGCGCTACGACCTCATCCTGACCGACCTCCACATGCCCGAGCTGGACGGCGCCGGCCTCTACCGGGAGTTGGCGAAGCGTCAGACACATCCGCCGCAGAAGATCATCTTCCTCACGGGCACCGCGGGGACCTCAGAGGCGCATCGCCTCGTGCAAGAAACCGGTCTGCCGCTGCTGCGAAAGCCCTTCAATGTCGTCGAGCTGCTGGAGCTGGTTCGGAAAGTCCTGAGCGCCGCGTAG